The Ignavibacteriota bacterium genome contains the following window.
GTATCGGTATTATTCTTCATCTTGGTTTGGTTGTATTCTTGAAATAGATTGTTCTGCTTCAATAAAACCCACAACCCGTCTCATTGGAACTGACATCTTTCTGATTCTGACATTTGCCATTTCGAGATTATCAAATTTATCCATAAGCATATTCAGAATATCTGAACACAAAGTTTCTACTAAATTATAATTTTCTGAACCTGTAATAATCTCAGAAACACAAAATAGGGCTTCCTCGTAATTAACTGAGTATTTTACATCATCATTGACAATAGCTGTTTTGGCATCATAATACAAATCAAGATCAACTTCGTACTTTCCGCCTAATTTTTTTTCCTCTTCCTTAACACCGTGATATGCGTAATATTCTGCGTTTACTATGCTAAGCCTTGTAAGATCAGTATGGAACATATATTTCATCCTTTTAATTTCATTAAAAAAAATAAAGACGTAATTGATTTGCAAAAATTTAACGATATAAAAAAAATATAAACATTAGATTTGT
Protein-coding sequences here:
- the folB gene encoding dihydroneopterin aldolase, coding for MFHTDLTRLSIVNAEYYAYHGVKEEEKKLGGKYEVDLDLYYDAKTAIVNDDVKYSVNYEEALFCVSEIITGSENYNLVETLCSDILNMLMDKFDNLEMANVRIRKMSVPMRRVVGFIEAEQSISRIQPNQDEE